One stretch of Diabrotica undecimpunctata isolate CICGRU chromosome 5, icDiaUnde3, whole genome shotgun sequence DNA includes these proteins:
- the LOC140440513 gene encoding meiotic nuclear division protein 1 homolog, translating into MSKKGVSAEEKRNRMLQLFYEKGECFQLKELEKLAPKAKGIVANSVKDVVQQLVEDGLVDTDKIGTSVYFWAFPSKGVTARKKQLEDLKQKYEEVTKKLKVVDETLEASKGAEDDEEKCKQVLEEINDKELELRSLQKDLKDHEENDPEKLEVIVKKTTELKNAAERWTDNIFAIKSWCKKKFMLEDSVLNKQFGLPEDFDYVE; encoded by the coding sequence ATGTCAAAGAAAGGAGTGAGCGCCGAAGAAAAGCGAAATCGCATGTTGCAACTATTTTATGAAAAAGGTGAATGTTTTCAACTCAAAGAATTAGAAAAACTAGCACCCAAAGCTAAAGGTATAGTAGCCAATTCTGTTAAAGACGTTGTACAACAATTAGTGGAAGATGGACTAGTTGACACAGATAAAATAGGCACGTCGGTCTATTTTTGGGCATTTCCAAGTAAGGGTGTAACTGCCCGAAAAAAACAGCTAGAGGATCTGAAACAAAAGTATGAAGAAGTCACTAAGAAACTCAAAGTGGTTGATGAAACACTAGAAGCGTCAAAAGGAGCAGAAGATGATGAAGAAAAGTGCAAACAGGTGCTGGAAGAAATAAATGATAAAGAATTAGAGCTTAGAAGTTTACAAAAAGATTTGAAGGATCATGAAGAAAATGACCCTGAAAAGTTGGAAGTGATTGTCAAGAAAACAACTGAACTAAAAAATGCCGCCGAAAGGTGGACTGATAACATATTTGCAATTAAATCGTGGTGTAAAAAGAAGTTTATGCTGGAGGACAGTGTACTAAATAAACAATTTGGACTTCCAGAAGATTTTGATTATGTTGAATAA